The genomic DNA AAATTGAAACGATTGTATTAAATAATCGTTTTACCCCTTAAGACAGGTCAAATATCGTAAAAATATTTTTTCTATGCAAAACTGTTCCGGTTTTAAAAGCCTGAGGCTCCTTAATTCTCTTTAACCGTAATGTCATCTATCTGCCATTCGCGACCATCAACATTAGAACCAATATATTTAAAACCTATACGTGTGTTTGTAGTTTTATATGCACTTAATGAAATAGAACCGGAATTTACATAAACAAAATTACCGGTTGATAAAGTTGGGAAAACCTGCGTCCAACTTGCTGTATTAGGCAAACCGGTATTATAGTTTGTAGAAACGTAAACCTCAACTGCCGGCCCATTAAATTTACAGGCGTTTTGAAAGTATAAATTTGGGCTTGAAGAAGCTGATAAATTAATTGCCGGTGAAATTAACCAACTTTCGCAAGCCGAATTAACGCCGGCTGAATAATTGTTACATGAAGCAAAATTTAATGAATTAAATGTGCCGGTTTTCCAAGGAACGGAACCCGAAACGGCCTGCTGTGTCCAGCCACCTGAAGTAAGTGAAAGGTCTTCAAAATTTTTGCTAAGATATACTGTATTACATAAGGTTCCGGTCATAGAAACCTCTGAGAGTTTCCGAATCCTTAATTGAACTTCACTTCCAAATTGACTAACAATAGCTATCATGCTTCCGTTTCCGGTTGGTGGTGTTGTTCCTGCAAAATTTGCATATCCACTTGTTCGAACGGCTAATTTTGGGAAAGAGCCGCAAGCTTGTATGCTGTGATTTTTAGCCGTAAATAATACCGGATCGGCAAAAGTTGGAAAGCTTAAGTTCACGAATTCCACGTTCTCAATTCTTACCAATCTCGATTGCGAATTATAAACCGGATTTGAATTGGATATTAAATCAACAATTGTCATTACCTCCGGTTGTACAAATTTTCCACTTGCAATTTTGGTAATCATAGTGGCCGGGTTAACTGAGTCTAATTGTATCAGATCAAACTCGTCATTCAAATAAGCTCCCTTTAAATTTATTTTTATACTATCGCCAATAATTAAATTTGTATTACTTGTTAATTTTATGCGAATAGCACCTGCACCATCCTTTACAAATAACTCCTTGAAAAAATTGCCGCTAACCTCATCCGCAATAACGGTACAGTATAACAAACTATCATCGGTGAACTTGTAATTTTGATTCGGATTTAGACCATATTTATTTTTTATATCGAAAATAACAATCTTTTTATCCGGAGTTGGTGTAAAAGTTACGGGTTCCGGAACCGGATCTTTTTCTTTTTTCTTGCAAGATTGAAATAAAAATGTAAAAATTAATAACGCACAAAAGCTAAAAATAATTTGTTTTGTTCTCATGTGAATCGTATTTTATAAATTAACAATTACCCGAATTTATACATTTTATGCTAATTAACATATTCAATTATTAATTTTTTGATATCTGTTTTTTTTTGTAGGTTTGGTCTAAATAAATTTAAAATGAAAAATTTCCTTTTTGCTGTACTGATCCTTTCTTTTACCGGATTTTTCGCTCAAAATAAAGAGGCTTCCGCTGAGCTAGATTGTTTTAATAAATGGGCTGCGAAGTTTGACGAAAGAGGTGCTGAAAATGTAGCAGATGGCATGTATGATGATGTTATTATTACCAGTCGTTTAAACGGTAAAGCGCACTGCTATAATGGAAAAGTAATCGTAAAAGAAGGAATGATCGTTCGCTTTTATATTTTATTAAGTGACGGAAGTCATGAAGAGGTAAAAAGAACATGGAAAAACAAATCCAACGAAAATGTAACTATTGCCAATGGCATGAGCAAAAGCTTAATCACCGCTCATGGAGAGCTACTGAATGTGCTTTGGCCTTCTAAAATCAAGGCCAAAAAAGCAAAGCCAAGTGTTGCGCCCGACCCATCAGATGACTAATGTCAATGACAATAATATGACAGAATAATTCGCAAAATACCCGAAATTTGACGGGTATCTTGGAAAGTCTCAAAGTCATAGCTTTTACGCACAAAACACTTCCTTTTGAACTTATTGGAAAACTGCATTTGGATGCGGAAAATCAATCTGCCGTTTTAGGTGCTTTAAAAATTAATTACGGATTTGAAGAACTTTTATACTTAAGCACTTGCAACCGAGTGGAGTTAATCTTAAAAACAGAAATTCTTCTCGACAACAAGTTTATCCAGGAAATTTGCAATTTTATTAATAGCCGTTTGAATTTGGCCGAATGTGAGCAAATAGCCATAGGGGCTGAAGTTTTTATTGGCGAATTAGCCGTTGATCATTTACTTCGCGTTGCTTCTTCTTTAGACTCAATGGTAGTTGGTGAACGCGAAATTATCACGCAAGTTCGAAAGGCTTATGATAATTGCAACAGCCTTGGGTTAACAGGCGATACTTTACGCCTGCTTGTTAGACATACTATTGAAACAGCTAAGGAAGTATATACTAAAACGGATATTGCAAAAAACCCGGTTTCAATTGTGTCATTGGCTTATCGTCAGCTGAAAGAACATGGAATTAAAAATAACGCTAAACTCATTTTTGTGGGAAGTGGGGAAACAAACTCCACTATGGCCAGTTATTTACAAAAACATAAATTCGCCAATTTCTCTGTTTTTAACCGAACACTAGAAAACGCAAAAATACTTGCCAAAACTTTAAATGGTCAGGCCTATTCACTAGAGGAACTTCAAAACTATAAAGCAGGATTTGATGTACTTGTAGTTTGTACCTCCGCATCAAGCCCCATTATTACCAATAAATTGTACAAGCAACTTATTGGTTCAGATAAGCATAAAAAAATTATTATTGATTTAGGCATTCCGGCAAATGTTGAAGATGAAGTGTTTTATAATAATGATAAAATTCATTACATAAATATCCAGTCGCTAAAAGAAAAAGCAAATGCTAATCTTCAACTACGTAAAGGCGAAATAGCCAAATGCGAAAATATTATCCAGGATAAAATAATTTTATTTAATCGACTTCAAAATGAGAGAAGAATTGAGCTGGCTTTCGGAG from Sphingobacteriaceae bacterium includes the following:
- the hemA gene encoding glutamyl-tRNA reductase; this encodes MESLKVIAFTHKTLPFELIGKLHLDAENQSAVLGALKINYGFEELLYLSTCNRVELILKTEILLDNKFIQEICNFINSRLNLAECEQIAIGAEVFIGELAVDHLLRVASSLDSMVVGEREIITQVRKAYDNCNSLGLTGDTLRLLVRHTIETAKEVYTKTDIAKNPVSIVSLAYRQLKEHGIKNNAKLIFVGSGETNSTMASYLQKHKFANFSVFNRTLENAKILAKTLNGQAYSLEELQNYKAGFDVLVVCTSASSPIITNKLYKQLIGSDKHKKIIIDLGIPANVEDEVFYNNDKIHYINIQSLKEKANANLQLRKGEIAKCENIIQDKIILFNRLQNERRIELAFGEIPKQVKAIKETAISEVFAKEINQLNPESKVLLEKVLSYVEKKYNAVAIKTAKNVLQSPELK
- a CDS encoding choice-of-anchor J domain-containing protein, with translation MRTKQIIFSFCALLIFTFLFQSCKKKEKDPVPEPVTFTPTPDKKIVIFDIKNKYGLNPNQNYKFTDDSLLYCTVIADEVSGNFFKELFVKDGAGAIRIKLTSNTNLIIGDSIKINLKGAYLNDEFDLIQLDSVNPATMITKIASGKFVQPEVMTIVDLISNSNPVYNSQSRLVRIENVEFVNLSFPTFADPVLFTAKNHSIQACGSFPKLAVRTSGYANFAGTTPPTGNGSMIAIVSQFGSEVQLRIRKLSEVSMTGTLCNTVYLSKNFEDLSLTSGGWTQQAVSGSVPWKTGTFNSLNFASCNNYSAGVNSACESWLISPAINLSASSSPNLYFQNACKFNGPAVEVYVSTNYNTGLPNTASWTQVFPTLSTGNFVYVNSGSISLSAYKTTNTRIGFKYIGSNVDGREWQIDDITVKEN